Genomic segment of Candidatus Omnitrophota bacterium:
GCCTCGTTAAATATGTTTGTCATTCCGATCTTTTTACCTAATATACCTAGCATAGTTATGAATGTTAACCTTATTTTATTTCCACGTAAACGCCGGCAGGCAGGTCCAGCTTCTTCAGCGCATCTATCGTCTTGGAAGTCGGATTCACTATGTCCAGTATGCGCTTGTGCGTCTTTATCTGGAACTGTTCTCTTGACTTCTTGTCAACGTGCGGAGACCTCAACACCGTAAATATCTCCCTCTTCGTCGGAAGAGGTATCGGTCCTACGACGCTTGCGCCTGTGCGCTTGGCCGTATCGACTATCTCTTCCGT
This window contains:
- the rpsJ gene encoding 30S ribosomal protein S10 produces the protein MTQQALQKIRIKLMAYDHRLLDVSTEEIVDTAKRTGASVVGPIPLPTKREIFTVLRSPHVDKKSREQFQIKTHKRILDIVNPTSKTIDALKKLDLPAGVYVEIK